A portion of the Pseudoxanthomonas sp. JBR18 genome contains these proteins:
- the bioC gene encoding malonyl-ACP O-methyltransferase BioC, with translation MPIFDVRQSRRAAARAAPHYTDAAALQREVESRLLDSLEYLDARVPQVVLDVGSGPAHAAAAMHKRWPKARVIAMDVALPMLREARKQAGWWKPFARVCADARALPVAEHSVDVLFCNLCLHDLEDLPAVFAGFRRVLRPGGLLLCSTYGPETLVELREAFAGDTAPHVHPFAQIAQFGDALMMAGFRDPVLDRDLFTLTYPDLSALMRELRALGATNALSARRTSLTGKGRFDAARAAYARARDADGRLPSTWEVIYAHAWAPEAGTPIREGGHDVAAVPLSRIPIRRRS, from the coding sequence ATGCCGATCTTCGATGTCCGCCAGTCTCGCCGCGCCGCCGCGCGCGCTGCCCCGCACTACACCGATGCCGCCGCGCTCCAGCGCGAGGTCGAAAGCCGCCTGCTCGACTCGCTGGAGTACCTGGATGCGCGCGTGCCGCAGGTCGTCCTGGATGTCGGCAGTGGCCCGGCCCACGCCGCCGCGGCCATGCATAAGCGCTGGCCCAAGGCGCGGGTCATCGCCATGGACGTTGCCCTGCCGATGCTGCGCGAAGCCAGGAAGCAGGCCGGCTGGTGGAAACCGTTCGCCCGTGTCTGCGCCGATGCGCGCGCGCTGCCGGTGGCTGAGCACAGCGTCGATGTGCTGTTCTGCAACCTGTGCCTGCACGACCTGGAAGACCTGCCCGCGGTCTTTGCCGGCTTCCGCCGCGTGCTGCGTCCGGGCGGCTTGCTGCTGTGCTCCACCTACGGGCCGGAGACCCTGGTCGAACTGCGCGAGGCCTTCGCGGGCGACACCGCGCCGCATGTGCATCCCTTCGCCCAGATCGCCCAGTTCGGGGATGCGCTGATGATGGCCGGCTTCCGCGACCCGGTGCTGGACCGCGACCTGTTCACCCTGACCTATCCGGACCTGTCGGCGCTGATGCGCGAGCTGCGGGCGCTGGGTGCGACCAACGCGCTGTCCGCGCGTCGCACCAGCTTGACCGGGAAAGGCCGCTTCGACGCCGCCAGGGCCGCCTATGCCCGCGCACGCGACGCCGACGGACGCCTGCCCAGCACCTGGGAAGTGATCTATGCCCATGCCTGGGCACCCGAGGCTGGGACCCCGATCCGCGAGGGCGGTCATGACGTGGCAGCCGTGCCGCTCTCACGCATCCCGATCCGCCGCCGGAGCTGA
- the bioH gene encoding pimeloyl-ACP methyl ester esterase BioH has translation MHVEVVGAGSPLVLLHGWALHGGVFAPLVARLRDRFALHVVDLPGHGHSRDCGVPLTLQACAEAICAVTPPAAWLGWSLGGLVALEAAAASGQVRALAMVSSVPRFTAAPDWPHAVPPAVFAQFERDLARDYRGTLERFIALDTLGSPHGQDTLRTLRAMLFARGEPAPEALHAGLALLEASDLRHVLPGLGMASLWIAGARDRLVQPRGMQAAAALTPDGTFAQIAGGGHAPFLAQLDAVEATLVPFLQQAMDRPDPPARR, from the coding sequence CTGCACGTCGAGGTCGTCGGCGCCGGGTCCCCGCTGGTGCTGCTGCACGGCTGGGCGCTGCATGGCGGGGTGTTCGCGCCGCTGGTGGCGCGCCTGCGGGATCGGTTCGCGCTGCATGTGGTCGACCTGCCCGGGCACGGCCACAGTCGAGACTGCGGCGTGCCCCTGACCCTGCAGGCCTGCGCCGAGGCGATCTGCGCGGTGACCCCGCCAGCGGCCTGGCTGGGCTGGTCGCTGGGTGGCCTGGTCGCGCTCGAGGCAGCCGCAGCTTCCGGGCAGGTGCGGGCCCTGGCGATGGTGTCCTCGGTGCCCCGGTTCACGGCGGCGCCGGACTGGCCGCATGCGGTGCCCCCGGCGGTGTTCGCCCAGTTCGAGCGCGACCTGGCTCGGGATTACCGGGGAACACTGGAGCGCTTCATCGCGTTGGATACGCTGGGCAGCCCACACGGGCAGGACACGTTGCGCACCCTGCGCGCGATGCTCTTCGCCCGTGGCGAGCCGGCACCTGAAGCGCTGCACGCCGGACTGGCGCTGCTGGAAGCCAGCGACCTGCGCCACGTGCTGCCCGGGCTGGGCATGGCGTCGTTGTGGATCGCAGGCGCGCGCGATCGACTGGTCCAGCCGCGCGGCATGCAGGCCGCGGCGGCGCTGACGCCGGATGGCACCTTCGCCCAGATCGCCGGGGGCGGGCACGCGCCGTTCCTGGCCCAGCTCGATGCGGTGGAAGCGACGCTGGTGCCATTTCTGCAGCAGGCGATGGACCGTCCGGATCCACCTGCGCGCCGGTGA
- the bioF gene encoding 8-amino-7-oxononanoate synthase, whose amino-acid sequence MARPDLHDRIAALRKLRVAQDRVRVRRIVSRRDGVRVETEGRWLVAFSSNDYLGLSQQFQVTTALQDAAGRDGVGSGASHLVSGHHAAHVALERELAEWLERPAALLFANGFLANLAVQQALLGEEGDVCVQDRLNHASLLDASRLAGCRLRRYPHADAEGAIRQLRNVPEGAAMLATDGVFGMEGDVAPLRGLALVARVQKAMLYVDDAHGIGVRGPQGRGSVAEARLGVEDAPLQLVALGKALGGYGAAVVGDAALIQHLAETARPYLHSTALPPALAAASSEALRQARRDEWRREKLTGLVDRFRTRAAAAGLDLGLSETPIQPLLCGPDAQALAWSAALERAGYWVPAIRPPTVPEGTARLRVTLSALHTPEQVDGLVDALAATRVPAPQAETVA is encoded by the coding sequence ATGGCCCGCCCGGATCTGCATGACCGCATCGCGGCGCTGCGCAAGTTGCGCGTGGCGCAGGATCGGGTGCGCGTGCGCCGCATCGTGAGCCGGCGCGATGGCGTGCGGGTGGAAACCGAAGGGCGCTGGCTGGTGGCCTTCAGCAGCAACGACTACCTGGGCCTGTCTCAGCAGTTCCAGGTGACCACCGCCCTGCAGGACGCCGCCGGGCGAGACGGGGTGGGCAGCGGCGCTTCGCATCTGGTCAGCGGCCATCACGCCGCGCACGTGGCGCTGGAGCGGGAGCTGGCCGAGTGGCTGGAGCGCCCGGCCGCGCTGCTGTTCGCCAACGGCTTCCTGGCCAACCTGGCCGTGCAGCAGGCCCTGCTGGGCGAGGAGGGCGATGTTTGCGTGCAGGACCGGCTCAACCACGCCAGCCTGCTCGATGCCTCGCGGCTGGCCGGATGCCGACTGCGGCGCTATCCACACGCCGACGCCGAAGGCGCCATCCGCCAGCTGCGCAACGTGCCCGAGGGTGCGGCGATGCTGGCCACCGACGGGGTGTTCGGGATGGAGGGCGACGTGGCCCCGCTGCGTGGCCTGGCCCTGGTGGCGCGCGTGCAGAAGGCCATGCTGTACGTGGACGATGCGCATGGCATCGGCGTGCGCGGACCGCAAGGCCGCGGCAGCGTGGCCGAAGCCCGCCTGGGCGTGGAGGACGCCCCGCTGCAACTGGTGGCGCTGGGCAAGGCGCTGGGCGGCTACGGCGCGGCGGTGGTCGGCGATGCCGCGCTGATCCAGCACCTGGCCGAGACCGCGCGTCCCTACCTGCACAGCACCGCCCTGCCGCCGGCCCTGGCCGCGGCCAGCAGCGAGGCCCTGCGCCAGGCGCGACGCGACGAATGGCGCCGGGAGAAGCTCACCGGGCTGGTGGACCGTTTCCGCACCCGCGCCGCAGCCGCAGGGCTGGACCTGGGGCTGTCGGAGACCCCCATCCAACCCCTCTTGTGCGGTCCCGATGCCCAGGCGCTGGCCTGGTCGGCGGCGCTGGAGCGGGCGGGCTACTGGGTGCCTGCGATCCGCCCGCCGACCGTGCCCGAAGGCACCGCCCGCCTGCGGGTGACGCTCTCGGCGCTGCACACGCCCGAGCAGGTCGATGGCCTGGTCGACGCGCTGGCCGCCACCCGTGTGCCGGCCCCGCAGGCCGAGACCGTCGCCTGA
- a CDS encoding ComF family protein: MDHKGIAHWLRQAGRVAWAPKCLVCGEAGAGGLDLCTGCRAALPWNHNACPRCALPTPHGELCGACLRRPPPLDATTACFTYGFPLDRLVPRFKFHQDLAAGRLLAELATPHLRQAARPQALVPVPLHRARLRARGYDQALELARPLARALSLPLSADALLRPRATAPQSELDATARRRNLRQAFAVDPAAKLPGHVALVDDVMTTGATLAACARALRRAGVQRVDAWVIARAP, from the coding sequence ATGGATCACAAGGGAATCGCGCACTGGCTGCGCCAGGCCGGCCGCGTTGCATGGGCACCGAAGTGCCTGGTGTGCGGCGAGGCGGGCGCTGGCGGACTGGACCTTTGCACCGGCTGCCGGGCGGCCCTGCCCTGGAACCACAATGCCTGCCCGCGCTGCGCCCTGCCCACGCCCCACGGCGAGCTGTGTGGCGCCTGCCTGCGCCGGCCACCGCCCCTGGACGCCACGACGGCCTGCTTCACCTATGGATTTCCGCTGGATCGCCTCGTCCCGCGCTTCAAGTTCCATCAGGATCTGGCGGCCGGACGCCTGCTCGCCGAACTGGCCACGCCGCACCTGCGCCAGGCCGCGCGCCCCCAGGCGCTGGTGCCCGTCCCGCTGCATCGCGCGCGCCTGCGTGCGCGCGGCTACGACCAGGCCCTGGAACTGGCGCGCCCGCTGGCGCGCGCCCTGTCACTGCCCCTGTCCGCAGACGCGCTCCTGCGGCCCCGCGCCACCGCCCCGCAGTCCGAGCTGGACGCCACGGCCCGACGCCGCAACCTGCGCCAGGCCTTTGCGGTCGACCCGGCCGCGAAACTGCCCGGGCACGTCGCGCTGGTGGACGATGTCATGACCACCGGCGCGACCCTGGCCGCCTGCGCCCGCGCCCTGCGCCGCGCCGGGGTCCAGCGCGTCGACGCCTGGGTCATCGCCCGGGCCCCTTGA
- a CDS encoding TIGR00366 family protein translates to MARAALRSAAWAEKWFPDAYVFAVLGVVIVAIAALLAGASPKATAEAFGGGFWSLIPFTMQMAFVVIGGYAVATAPIVARFIDQLAKVPRSGRGAIVYVGLVSMLASLLSWGFSLVFGGLLVRALARRVDLKMDYRAAGAAAYLGLGAVWAMGLSSSAAQLQANPASMPPGLLQITGVLPFTETIFLWQSIVLTAVLIGVSLVICWLTAPTGQAARTQAEFEEAAAGEPQAVLPPRTRPGEWLEYSPLLTVLLSLLAFGWLFSEFASKPLVSAIANLNTYNFLFLSFGLLLHWRPRSFLNAVAKAVPSTTGVLIQFPLYGGIAMILTGAKGADGDTLAHHLSQAFVHVATQDTFPAVMGVYSAVLGFFVPSGGGKWLVEAPYVMQAANELHAHLGWAVQVYNAAEALPNLINPFWMLPLLGVLGLKARDIVGFTFIQLLVHVPLVIGLLWLLGMTLDYVPPVMPTPAG, encoded by the coding sequence ATGGCGCGCGCGGCGCTGCGCAGCGCGGCGTGGGCGGAAAAGTGGTTCCCTGATGCCTATGTGTTCGCGGTGCTGGGCGTGGTCATCGTGGCCATTGCCGCGCTGCTGGCCGGGGCCAGCCCGAAGGCGACGGCAGAGGCCTTCGGCGGCGGGTTCTGGAGCCTGATCCCCTTCACCATGCAGATGGCCTTCGTGGTCATCGGCGGCTATGCGGTGGCGACCGCGCCGATCGTGGCGCGCTTCATCGACCAGCTGGCCAAGGTGCCGCGCAGCGGCCGCGGGGCGATCGTGTACGTGGGCCTGGTCAGCATGCTGGCCTCGCTGCTGAGCTGGGGGTTCTCGCTGGTGTTCGGCGGCCTGCTGGTGCGCGCGCTGGCCCGGCGCGTCGACTTGAAGATGGACTATCGCGCCGCCGGTGCGGCCGCCTACCTGGGCCTGGGCGCGGTGTGGGCGATGGGCCTGAGTTCCTCGGCCGCGCAGCTGCAGGCCAACCCGGCCTCGATGCCGCCAGGCCTGCTGCAGATCACCGGCGTGCTGCCGTTCACCGAGACGATCTTCCTGTGGCAGTCCATCGTGCTGACCGCAGTGCTGATTGGCGTGTCGCTGGTGATCTGCTGGCTCACCGCGCCCACCGGCCAGGCCGCCCGCACCCAGGCCGAGTTCGAAGAGGCCGCCGCGGGCGAGCCGCAGGCCGTGCTGCCGCCGCGCACCCGCCCCGGTGAATGGCTGGAATACAGCCCGCTGTTGACCGTGCTGCTCTCGCTGCTGGCCTTCGGCTGGCTGTTTTCCGAGTTCGCGTCCAAGCCGCTGGTCAGCGCCATTGCCAACCTCAACACCTACAACTTCCTGTTCCTGTCGTTTGGCCTGTTGCTGCACTGGCGGCCGCGCAGCTTCCTCAACGCGGTGGCCAAGGCGGTGCCCAGCACCACCGGCGTGCTGATCCAGTTTCCGCTCTACGGCGGCATCGCCATGATCCTCACCGGGGCCAAGGGCGCCGATGGCGACACCCTGGCCCACCACCTGTCGCAGGCCTTCGTGCACGTGGCCACGCAGGACACCTTCCCGGCGGTGATGGGCGTGTACTCGGCGGTGCTGGGGTTCTTCGTGCCCTCCGGCGGCGGCAAGTGGCTGGTCGAGGCGCCGTACGTGATGCAGGCCGCCAACGAACTCCACGCCCACCTGGGCTGGGCGGTGCAGGTCTACAACGCGGCCGAGGCGCTGCCCAACCTGATCAATCCGTTCTGGATGTTGCCGCTGCTGGGCGTGCTGGGGCTGAAGGCGCGCGACATCGTCGGCTTCACCTTCATCCAGCTGTTGGTGCATGTGCCGCTGGTGATCGGCTTGCTGTGGCTGCTGGGCATGACCCTGGACTACGTGCCGCCGGTGATGCCGACGCCCGCGGGCTGA
- the ubiA gene encoding 4-hydroxybenzoate octaprenyltransferase, translating to MGYERFDTPVVTPPGRLALYWKLVRGDRPIGVLLLLWPTWWALWLAAGGMPPWWTLLVFTAGVWLTRSAGCVINDYADRWLDPQVERTRDRPLASGQVSGREALWVFAVLMLVAFGLVLTMNRLTIVLSVVAAFLAASYPYLKRYTYLPQVYLGLAFGFGIPMAFAAIQGTVPALGWLLYAANILWATAYDTWYAMVDREDDLRAGSKSTAILFGDLDLVIQGVLYALTFATLALVGRQAGLGLYYGCGLGVGVLLVVYEFFLTRHRARGPCFKAFLHNNWVGAAVFAGIVADLMLGH from the coding sequence ATGGGTTACGAACGTTTCGATACGCCGGTGGTGACGCCGCCTGGGCGCCTGGCGCTCTACTGGAAGCTGGTCCGCGGCGACAGGCCGATCGGGGTGCTGCTGCTGCTGTGGCCGACCTGGTGGGCGCTGTGGCTGGCCGCTGGCGGGATGCCGCCGTGGTGGACACTGCTGGTGTTCACCGCCGGCGTGTGGCTGACGCGCTCGGCCGGGTGCGTGATCAACGACTACGCCGACCGCTGGCTGGACCCGCAGGTCGAGCGCACCCGCGACCGGCCGTTGGCATCGGGCCAGGTCAGCGGGCGCGAGGCGCTGTGGGTGTTCGCGGTGCTGATGCTGGTGGCCTTCGGCCTGGTGCTGACGATGAACCGGCTGACCATCGTGCTGAGCGTGGTGGCTGCATTCCTGGCGGCGAGCTACCCCTATCTGAAGCGATACACCTACTTGCCGCAGGTCTACCTGGGGCTGGCGTTCGGGTTCGGCATCCCGATGGCCTTCGCCGCCATCCAGGGCACGGTGCCGGCCCTGGGCTGGCTGCTGTACGCCGCCAACATCCTGTGGGCCACGGCCTATGACACCTGGTATGCCATGGTCGACCGCGAGGACGACCTGCGTGCGGGGTCCAAGTCCACCGCGATCCTGTTTGGCGACCTGGACTTGGTGATCCAGGGCGTGCTGTACGCGCTGACCTTCGCCACCCTGGCCCTGGTCGGCAGGCAGGCCGGGCTGGGGCTGTATTACGGATGCGGCCTGGGGGTGGGCGTGCTTCTGGTCGTGTACGAATTCTTCCTGACGCGACACCGCGCGCGCGGGCCGTGCTTCAAGGCCTTCCTGCACAACAACTGGGTCGGGGCGGCGGTGTTCGCCGGCATCGTGGCCGACCTGATGCTCGGGCACTGA
- a CDS encoding VTT domain-containing protein codes for MYALIELITQYGVLLVFGWVLVEQAGLPIPAFPLLVVAGSLAATGEQSLGLTALAAVSACVIADFGWYAAGSRYGARVLRGMCRLSLTPDGCVAQTESVFDRWGARSLIVAKFIPGFATVATAMAGATQVPRRTFIVYDAVGALVWASSGLALGWVFSDAVERLLDTLVSLGRWGLVLVAALLALYLARKAWDRFSSRDVSVARLSVQELNAMLQGRDGVLLVDVRQRKLWEQERIHGASTFESVDWTGPAMRAQRDAPVVVYCDCPSEVSAVIAYRKLRAMGFRQVFPLAGGLSAWRAGGYEIARGQEQDVRSPPAG; via the coding sequence ATGTACGCCCTGATCGAACTCATCACCCAGTACGGTGTCCTGCTGGTGTTCGGGTGGGTGCTCGTCGAGCAGGCGGGCTTGCCGATCCCCGCATTTCCGCTCCTGGTGGTCGCTGGCTCCCTGGCGGCGACCGGGGAACAGTCCCTGGGTCTGACGGCGCTGGCCGCGGTGTCGGCCTGCGTGATCGCCGACTTCGGCTGGTACGCCGCCGGGTCCCGCTATGGCGCGCGTGTGCTGCGCGGCATGTGCCGCCTGTCACTGACGCCCGACGGCTGCGTTGCGCAGACCGAATCGGTGTTCGACCGCTGGGGCGCGCGCTCGCTGATCGTGGCCAAGTTCATCCCCGGCTTCGCGACCGTGGCCACCGCCATGGCCGGTGCGACCCAGGTGCCGCGCCGGACCTTCATCGTCTACGACGCGGTGGGCGCGCTGGTGTGGGCGTCCTCGGGCCTGGCGCTGGGCTGGGTCTTCTCCGATGCGGTCGAGCGCCTGCTCGACACGCTGGTCAGCCTCGGGCGCTGGGGGCTGGTGCTCGTCGCCGCGCTGCTGGCGCTGTACCTGGCGCGCAAGGCCTGGGACCGGTTCTCCAGCCGCGATGTGTCGGTCGCGCGTCTGTCCGTGCAGGAACTCAACGCCATGCTGCAGGGGCGCGATGGGGTGCTGCTGGTCGATGTCCGCCAGAGGAAGCTCTGGGAGCAGGAGCGGATCCATGGGGCGTCCACTTTCGAGAGCGTGGACTGGACGGGCCCGGCGATGCGCGCCCAGCGCGATGCGCCGGTGGTGGTGTATTGCGACTGCCCGTCCGAGGTTTCGGCGGTCATCGCCTATCGCAAGCTCCGCGCCATGGGGTTCCGCCAGGTCTTCCCCCTGGCCGGCGGCCTGAGCGCCTGGCGTGCGGGCGGGTACGAAATCGCGCGCGGCCAGGAACAGGACGTGCGCTCACCGCCTGCCGGCTGA
- a CDS encoding hemagglutinin repeat-containing protein produces the protein MGTNNQQGDGLGSSDTITDTQLSGGNASLSTTTGDIALTGSNIAATGDVNLHAARDLTIASGQDSVSNANQSDSKAIGTVVISDTERFSGWHREQHQDDSSQVTQVASSVGSLGGNVNLSAGGRYTQVASNVVAAGDVDITAASIDVLTADDLGAASQQDKALKIGAFARVKSPFIDLVNNVEAARQSDGRLQAMQAWRWRPMPIRPPV, from the coding sequence GTGGGCACCAACAATCAGCAGGGCGACGGCCTTGGCAGCAGCGACACGATCACCGACACCCAGCTGTCGGGCGGCAATGCCAGCCTGTCCACCACGACAGGCGACATTGCCTTGACCGGCAGCAACATCGCCGCCACCGGTGATGTGAATCTCCACGCGGCCCGTGACCTGACCATCGCCAGCGGCCAGGACAGCGTCAGCAATGCCAACCAGTCCGACAGCAAGGCCATCGGTACGGTGGTGATCTCCGACACCGAGCGCTTCAGTGGCTGGCATCGCGAACAACACCAGGACGACAGCAGCCAGGTCACCCAGGTCGCCAGCTCGGTGGGCAGCCTGGGCGGCAACGTCAACCTGAGCGCGGGCGGCAGGTACACCCAGGTGGCCAGCAACGTCGTCGCTGCCGGTGATGTGGACATCACGGCGGCCTCCATCGATGTGCTGACGGCCGACGACCTCGGCGCGGCCTCGCAGCAGGACAAGGCCCTGAAAATCGGTGCCTTCGCCCGGGTCAAGTCGCCGTTCATCGATCTGGTCAACAACGTGGAGGCGGCCCGCCAGTCCGATGGCCGGCTGCAGGCGATGCAGGCATGGCGGTGGCGGCCAATGCCTATCAGGCCGCCAGTCTAG
- a CDS encoding transposase — MPRQPRLEIPGIPMHVVQRGVNRCAIFLDDEDRHHYRRLLRQACGRFGMRIHAFVLMDNHVHLFVSANQVGAVSAAMRLSGQSYVQAFNARHRRSGTLWQGRFKSCLVQTDHYALTVLRYIERNPTRARMVAHPEDYRWSSVHTHLGRALDPLVTPHAVYLNLGANVAARAQAYSGWLREGQTQGGEDAVRRHLIQERALANPRLQAIVECALGRPAACRARGRPRMVPRAD, encoded by the coding sequence ATGCCGCGTCAGCCGCGCCTGGAGATTCCAGGTATCCCAATGCATGTGGTCCAGCGCGGCGTTAACCGGTGCGCGATCTTCCTGGATGACGAAGATCGGCATCACTATCGCCGCCTACTTCGCCAGGCGTGTGGGCGCTTTGGCATGCGCATCCATGCCTTCGTGTTGATGGATAATCACGTACACCTGTTTGTGTCGGCCAACCAAGTTGGCGCGGTCTCGGCTGCCATGCGGCTGAGCGGGCAGTCTTACGTGCAGGCATTCAATGCGCGCCATCGCCGTAGCGGGACCTTGTGGCAGGGGCGCTTCAAGTCCTGTCTGGTACAGACTGACCACTACGCACTCACCGTGCTGCGCTATATCGAGCGCAATCCCACGCGTGCTCGGATGGTGGCGCATCCGGAAGACTATCGGTGGTCAAGTGTCCACACCCATCTCGGTCGGGCCTTGGACCCGCTGGTCACGCCGCATGCAGTCTATTTAAACCTTGGCGCGAATGTCGCTGCACGTGCTCAGGCCTATAGCGGCTGGCTGCGCGAAGGCCAGACCCAGGGAGGCGAGGACGCAGTGCGACGGCACCTCATACAGGAGCGCGCTCTAGCAAATCCGCGCCTCCAGGCTATCGTGGAGTGCGCTCTGGGGCGTCCGGCTGCGTGCCGGGCGCGTGGCCGGCCAAGGATGGTGCCGCGGGCGGATTAA
- a CDS encoding transposase yields MADTVPRQTRLEIPGVPRHVVQRGVNRCAIFLDDGDLQHYLQLLAEAATQGMALHACVLMTNHVHPLVSCPFAGAISRAMRQIGQSYTPASTGSILRCGLSVVERQR; encoded by the coding sequence ATGGCTGACACAGTGCCACGGCAGACAAGACTCGAAATTCCCGGCGTACCGCGGCATGTCGTCCAACGCGGCGTCAATCGCTGCGCGATCTTCCTCGATGACGGCGATCTACAACATTACCTGCAGCTGCTCGCCGAGGCAGCCACACAAGGCATGGCTCTCCACGCGTGCGTGTTGATGACCAACCATGTGCATCCACTCGTCAGCTGCCCGTTCGCCGGCGCCATCTCGCGCGCCATGCGCCAGATCGGACAGAGCTACACTCCCGCATCAACCGGAAGCATCCTCCGCTGCGGACTATCCGTGGTAGAGCGCCAGCGCTAA
- a CDS encoding transposase, whose translation MHVVQRGVNRCAIFLDDEDRHHYRRLLRQACGRFGMHIHAFVLMDNHVHLFVSANQVGAVSAAMRLSGQSYVQAFNARHRLSGTLWQGRFKSCLVQTDHYALTVLRYIERNPTRARMVAHPEDYRWSSFHTHLGRALDPLVTPHAVYLNLGTNAAARAQAYSGWLREGHAQEGEDAVRRHLMQERALGDPRLQAMVECALGRPAACRARGRPRMVPQAD comes from the coding sequence ATGCATGTGGTCCAGCGCGGCGTTAACCGGTGCGCGATCTTCCTGGATGACGAAGATCGGCATCACTATCGCCGCCTACTTCGCCAGGCGTGTGGGCGCTTTGGCATGCACATCCATGCCTTCGTGTTGATGGATAATCACGTACACCTGTTTGTGTCGGCCAACCAGGTTGGCGCGGTCTCGGCTGCCATGCGGCTGAGCGGGCAGTCTTACGTGCAGGCATTCAATGCGCGCCATCGCCTCAGCGGGACCTTGTGGCAGGGGCGCTTCAAGTCCTGTCTGGTACAGACTGACCACTACGCACTCACCGTGCTGCGCTATATCGAGCGCAATCCCACGCGTGCTCGGATGGTGGCGCATCCGGAAGACTATCGGTGGTCAAGTTTCCACACCCATCTCGGTCGGGCCTTGGACCCGCTGGTCACGCCGCATGCAGTCTATTTAAACCTTGGCACGAATGCTGCTGCACGTGCTCAGGCCTATAGCGGCTGGCTGCGCGAAGGCCATGCCCAGGAAGGCGAGGACGCAGTGCGACGACACCTCATGCAGGAGCGCGCTCTAGGAGATCCGCGCCTCCAGGCTATGGTGGAGTGCGCTCTGGGGCGTCCGGCTGCGTGCCGGGCGCGTGGCCGGCCAAGGATGGTGCCGCAGGCGGATTAA
- a CDS encoding transposase, producing the protein MHLLASCPAGAISRAMRQIGQSYVPAFNRKHRRTGTPWKGRFKSCLVDSEAYVLTVYRYIELSSVRAAMTTSAADYPWSSASANLGLAASPMLIPHPAYVALSADPCERTTFYAAWLHAGINCEHLASIRRHIQQERAMGSLRFVEMGRKPWPPSECPAPWQACQSSCLITSAPFFSMTAHEAVSAARPSHEIFLATTD; encoded by the coding sequence GTGCATCTACTCGCCAGCTGCCCGGCCGGCGCCATCTCGCGCGCCATGCGCCAGATCGGACAGAGCTACGTTCCCGCATTCAACCGGAAGCATCGCCGGACCGGAACGCCCTGGAAAGGACGATTCAAGTCATGCCTGGTCGATAGCGAAGCCTATGTCCTGACCGTCTATCGCTACATCGAACTCAGCTCAGTCCGTGCCGCGATGACTACCTCCGCTGCGGACTATCCGTGGTCGAGCGCCAGCGCCAACCTCGGCCTCGCGGCCAGCCCGATGTTGATACCCCACCCGGCCTACGTCGCCTTGTCAGCGGATCCTTGCGAAAGAACGACGTTCTACGCTGCATGGCTGCACGCAGGCATCAACTGCGAGCACCTTGCCTCGATACGGCGACACATCCAGCAGGAGCGCGCCATGGGTAGCCTGCGCTTCGTCGAGATGGGGAGAAAGCCTTGGCCGCCCAGCGAATGTCCAGCCCCGTGGCAGGCCTGTCAAAGCTCCTGCTTAATTACCTCCGCCCCCTTTTTTTCGATGACGGCACATGAGGCGGTCAGCGCCGCCAGGCCTAGCCACGAGATTTTTCTAGCAACCACAGATTGA